agatgaagatgaaaagATTATACGAAGAAAATAGTTACGACTCACAATTTTTTGAGTAGATTTATCCTATTATTATGAAATTGTAAATGCATGTTTGTTGAGATTGAATTATGTTACATTTTTTGTCTTAACATTCTTCATTTTggtttagaagaagaaaaactatataaattaaaacactaaaataaaatgaggacattgTTATTCTATTCGGTGAGATGGGTCGAATCACCTGACTAAAAAGAAGGAATCACCTGACTAAAAAGAAGGAATAATGAGATTTATCCCTCTTGAATTCGGTGATTCAATTCCTTCTTAACTAGGTTATTCGGCTCActtgggtaaaaaaaaaaaatttatttcttttaaattaaacaacAAAACAATAATCTCTTTAGCAAGGTCTTTACTTTCGGATGCAATCTTGCTTTGTAAGAATCTTTGAGTACAACTAAACCAAATAAAtaggaataatatatatatatatatatatattgcaggGAATTAGGAAGGAATCTACATGTACGTAGTAGTATTACATAACTTTGCAGCAACTAAGAATCTCGATCCAGTCATGGGAATGCATGTTTGGGTTAATTACGTTGGTTTAGGGAagaactagctagctagctgaACAAAGagcaacaaaaatgaaaagaaaataagctaaAGAGTAACTGAAGTTTAATTATCTTTTACAAATCCTGAAGTTTGAAAAGGATCCGGCCATCAACAGAATCCAAGAGCCCAATATCGTCGATCGATTGGTTGTCTTGAAGATTGTCATCTTGATCAAAAGAAACGTTCAAATCCAAAGAGACACAGTGCCCAATTTCCTTCTCCTCTTCAGATCCGTCCGATTTCTGTTTGCTTGGAGGTGAGCAAGCTCTGGACCTAGAACTGAAGCTTTCGCAGCTCAGAATTACAATGGCATCGTGAAGACTCACTTCTTTGCCATTGGAATTACTCATTATTCTTCCCCTTTCAATCGCCCGCTTGATCCCCATTTGCGAGCAATAGTCAGCTTGCTCTACGTCTTCAACCAAGAACACTCTATGAGGATTCACAGACACGGCTTCTGCAAATCGCTCCAAGTAGCTGCAGCTTTGCTCATCTCTCGATCGCTTATTTCTCAAGTCTTCGACGGAATCGGCTCGGGTCGACGAGAAGCTGCTCAAAGTAATTGAAACAAGGTCCGAATGTGACCCGAAAACAAGCCTGGCCAACTCCCTGGCAATCCTCTCTTTGGCATCCACATCCAAACCTTGGAAGAACAGCCAAGTCTCCTCTTTTGCTTCGCAACTACTCTTCGTATGATCCCCTTTTCTTCTAACCATGCCAGACCTGCATCTCAATATAGTGGAAGTGATTTCAGGGATGATTTCTTTATGCCATGGCACTTCTTTCTCCAATGCATTGCACAGGGTTTTGAAGTTCTCGGAGTTCATCTCCTTGAATCTGTGAGGATTCTCGGCCTCCGTGTCGCTCGAGGAAGCTGAATTATGGGTTGAGCTTGGATTGGACAAGAATAGCTGTTTGGGCTGGGGACTGTATATTCTAAAACTTGGTTCATAGCTTCCGTCCATCCCTTCTTCGTAAGTTGAAAAATGCTGATCACCACTCCAATGGATAGCATGGTGAAAATTAGGGTACGAAATAGCAGAAGTAGAGCAAGAAGGTGATGCAGAAGAGAAGGTTATAGTTCGTTCAGATAAGTAGGGTTGTCTCTGAGCTGATGAACTGCAAAATGAGTTCCACTTTTCACAGAGATCTCTGACTGGGACAGACTCCTGATAAAGAGAAGCCAATCACAATTAATGTACGTAGAAGAAGCTAGATTGCaaagattatgattttatttttgttaattaacgCTACAAACTACACTTATTGCCCTTTCACGAGTATACATACTTTTAAACCTTAGTCGTAAAGGAGACAATTCAACTCTCTTATCACCGGGTCAACCCATGGGGACAGCTATTACGAATGTTAAGAAAGCTGATATATATTAGATTGAAAGTAACCTGATCATTGTTGCTTGAAACTTGATCGGTGGTGTTGCGGAGTCTTTGGTTTTCATCCTTGTATTTTTGAAGCCACAAAGGCAGGCTCGAGGTGGTGGCCTCGCTGGTACAGGTGTTGAAGCTTCGGGCTTCATTCTCGAACTTGGTGGAGCATTGAGCCAAGCAGCTGCTGAGTTGCTTCTCGTTCCCACCCAGCAGAAGCAAATTAGACCTATTTTCAGCTTTCTTGGTTCTAGGCACACTTTGTGCATCACTGCTGCAAATGTGCAATTTAATTAAACAAAGGAGCATAAGAAAAGGAGccaaaaaaacaacaaaaaaaagtgATGAGAACAGAATGATGATTATGTGTGGCAactttttagagagagagagagagagagagacaaaacTGAATAATTATGTTTTCATGGAGGAAAATACAGTCCCGGAAGGAACAACATAAAAGTGATGAGAGAACTGAATTCTGATTCTTTTCGGTACAATCTTTCAAAGACAGCAAATTTCATTTATCTCTGGCGGCCCGGGAAGTATAGCAATCGGTGAAGTCAATAATATTccaatgaaagaaaagaagaaaacaaaaggacAAAAAAAACTCAACGTTCGATATTGCAAAATCTGAAATAGGCAAAAAAGAACTTTATAAACTCTCCCTTTTTTGCGTTTATTCAGTGAAAATCATCAATGGTGAGCTTCATTAAAGGGAAAGAGATGAGATTTAACAAACCCTACTCCAATTCTCTATGAAGAAATTGAATACTATTGGAAGAAATCCCCCAGGATACATAGCTCCTGTGCTAAGAGATTATAGTGGCATTTTTTGTGGCTAGAGTACAAACCTCTTTGGAGTGAGCCGAGGCACAGATTTCtgtataaaaaaagaataaaaataaaataactgttTTACCTGTCAGGGTTGAGGCTCAAGCTCAAACTTCCCTCAGGAATAGTAAGAGGATGAAGCCCCCAAATAGTCTCCAACGAAGGGTGACCAGTCTTACATCTCCTGTAAGTTTGAAAGGTTGCAATTCCCAGTAGCCAAAACCTGCCACTCTCCTCAATTCCAGAAACCAATCTTCCAAGCTCTATGATCATGTACTCCACTGGGCAGTAGTATTTCCTCCTTTGTTCGCCGGAACCAGCTCTATACTCAGTGGTCCAGTGAAGATCTTCCAAGTAGAAAACAATCCCTTTGTCCACACAGCTCTTCACAAGGCACCTCAGCTCCCCAAGCCTCCTTTCAAGCTCTTCTCTAGGAACATTTTCCAAAGTGTTTAGAGGAAGGCTTATGAACTTGAGTTCCCTAAAAGCCTCAGGAACTTCTCCTCTATCAACTTTGTCCATCACTCCTCTAACTACACCTTCTATGGTGGCCAAACACTCCCCAACAAGCACAATACTTTTCCTCTTCTTGCTCAACATGGTTTCTATCACGCTCATCACATCCTCATTTCTCACTTGATTATCTGACGATGCCCTGGGCCTACTGATTCCTTTCCCCACTTGGAAATTGCTTTCCTTTGAGTTATTATCGGTTGGGAGGGTTTGGGAGCTTAGCTCCAAAGCAACAGCCTTTTCGACGTCGGCTTTCACTTGGGTGCTGGAGAAGCCAGCTTCTCTCATGACTCTACTGACGCTGGGATCGTCTAGAATGGAGATTATGAGCTGGTCGAGCTCTATTTTCACTGCTAGGAGGGGCTGCTGCTGGTTCTCGATCGAGCCGCGGCGCTGGTGGGCTTGAGCCCTCTTGAAGGCGGCCACCAATGCGTTGGAGATGGAGGGGTGGTGGGAATTAGGGCCCAGCATGGGTCCTGCGGATGACGCTGGGAGGCGGTTGAGGGCAACAttgaagcaaagctcaagagcTCGGCACCGGAATGGGTTGGAGTTGGACCGGAGACAGGCCGTGCGGAGGAGGCCGGTTGGAGAGGTGAGCATGGTGCTGGCTACGTGGAGGGGAGTCACCTGAGTGTGGCCGCGCCTCCTCGCCAGGGTTACGGCTTGTTTTACGACGTTCGCAGCCTCCGAGGTCAGGGATTGGTTCATGGCGTATCCTCCTGCCCTCATGATCCTGACTATGATGAAGATAGTATATTAGGAATTCTACAGAGCGTGTGGAAGACAAGTTAAGTTGGATGAAATGACCAAGATGAAGGAAGATCGGCCCTTTATAATTATGGATCTTggtatcatcatcatcatatatatatatatatatatattggactGGATAAACACAATAGTGATCAGTAAGATGTCAAGAAAGATTGGAGGTAAGTAGCTAGCTGGCTTGGTTTTGATGGCGCTGCAGAGGCTACTGCAAGTACTACTGTCGATGGGCCTATATCCTTAAATTAAACCTCTTCCTCTATCCAAATACGCAGCTGCTGCTTGGTGCTGATAAGCTGATGTGTAGTGACATGGAAGCCGCGTTTGATCTTGTTGTAGTGGTAGTAGTAATAGAATCTGTagattttgtgtgtgtgtgagagagagagagagagacagagacagagaggaGCGTGAATATGGATGGAATGGAAGGTGGGGTGTTCTTTTCTTGCAGGAGAGGCAAAATTTGGGGTCCAAGGTCGATTTTGCAGTGGAAAGTGGAATGCATGTGCTGACAAGCAGCAGGACTAATATGCACCAGTACCAAagcttctcttcttttccctctctctctctctctctctctctctctctctagttccATCTATGCACATTAACTTATACAGATAAATTGAATAAAACTCTATTAAAGATGACGATCGTCATCTCAAAAAATAATCTTACTCCATGTTTCTATAATTTAGTCGACCTTCGATCAACTCAACCCAACTcttcattttcataaaaaaatgatataattattatctatctctctccaactatatattCCTTTAACTATATATGTGTCTTCTATGTATATCTTCCCAAATATACAACAGATCTTCCCATTCCAATTCTTTCCCCAACCTTATCTCCTATGGAGCATAGCATTTTTGACAGGAATGTtaacaaaaattcaaagaaaagacCCCAACTTTGGGTACCTTTCATGAAAAGACAATTCTAACCCGATGTAaccattttatcaaattttgttatataGCTTTATTAAAGCAAGCAAAGCAGTTAGTTACTAAAGGTAATATAATATTGGGTTTTTCTAAGGAGATAGGATAAAGTATTCTGTATAATTAATAAGTATATATTCTTTTCATACgatttacatttacatttattatgacttattttcaaattttttgtcgGGTACGTGTTCGAGTCTAAAAAACAAAGGGATAACAAATACAATTTATCATTCCCTTAGGGCTCCTAATGGGTAAAACCTAATATAATTTGGACAAATGATGTTCATGAATTAAAAACTTTTTGGaaatataatctttaattaCACATTTGGGCTGTTTTTGTTATAAAATGTAAGTTATAATTCAAAAGTTGTATTCAAATATATCAGTTTTTcccataaaaatattttctttactGCTAATTAGTCcttataaatctattttttatataaaaatatcaatatctttcatatatatatatatatataggtcgAACCCTAAGATCGGAGTGAGAGGGACAgaaagaagggagagagagagagagagagagctctctTTGTTGGGTTTGCAGCAAATACGAGGGACCTGAAAAGAGTAAGAGGTGGGGGACTATGTGTCTGAAGGAATCGGGAACTGTGGACTTAAAAGACATTAAGGAATAAAGGGCTTCCCTTCCAtctatttatttacttatgGATTACATTTAGACTATatgtgcctatatatatatacacaacgcTTCTTGCTTACCTAGCTAGCTTTCAGTGCATGCAACTCACACAGCCCAACCccacaaaaacaaaacattcctctctctctctctctctctctccctctctctcctcctctcTCAATTATGTCATAAAGTTGAAGCTTTTTGACCCAGCCccttgattcaatcaaaaatcacaaacaatttaattcataaagtGAAAAATGAAGGGATAACGAACTTGTTCATGCATGAACGGCAGTGTGTTCCGCTGGGCTTtggtccatttttctttctttcattctatGCCTTCTTTGGGAAAAATATTGACTCTCTGGTCATAATAAAGTGTAGTGTGACAGTGTGAACCACTCACTCAAAAGAACCCCACTTCCAGGTTGACGAAGATCATTAGGCTCTCAATTTCTTGTTTCATTAATTTCTATTCTTTGCCCATTAATTTCACATTAATTTGTCGTGCTTTTCTGGcttaaatattaacaaatcaTTTAGTGCTCCTTTCCTCACTactaattaaacaattaatgaGAGACCGATTATCCtgctttgatttatttattgttttttgaGGGCCAAAAGGCCTCAATTAAGGCAGAAAAAGTGTTTAACAAGTTTGGTAGAAACCAGCAGCATATATACAACTTACTTACGCAACCCAAAAAAGCTAGCATCAACCAACTAATAAAACAACTTTTATGCTTCACTTTGACGCTTCCATGATCGATGAATCCAGATAAACATGCATTTAACTCATCTCTACTTTACCATCAAcaagtataataattaattaaaaagagaaaCAGAACTAGAACAAGTATATGCATTGATCTGAGTGGAAGCAAGACAAATCCTACAGAAAGGGACAAGTTTAAGAGGATAAGTGTAGAGGGTGGAGCCTAGAGAATACATTAAGGTAATAGCCAAGCAAGTAAGACTAGAGAAAGAAGGACATGCATAGATACAAGAAGGCCAAACAAGCCACCAAGAGCGAACACAATGATAGATATCAAGGCCTCTGACCATTAGATCGAGCACCTAATGACTAATCTCTGCAGACTGGATGGAGTTGCGATCATCAGGCATGTGTATAGAACTATTGGATGGTATGAGGGTTAATTGAATTAGGCTTGAAGTCCCAATGAAAGGAAGGAAGATGACCCAACAAAGCTTAAGATCAAATAGCATACATAGTACAGTTATTTGTTTGTGTCTTTGTCTTGGGTTGTCTTTCtaattagaaaagaaaacaagaaaggcGGATAAATTACACTAGACATCCTTAAAGtttagtaaaataatataaattgcctttatatttttgaaaataacaaaaatactctCATTACCCTTGCTTCTCaccctctctctatctcttcttttctttccattctCATCTCTCACCTTCAACCACAACTACCCATCCGCAAAAATCATTCATTATCATTTTCACctagactctctctctctcactcactttCCATTTCCACTATCTCCTTTAGTTAATAATGCCACAAATTGTCACTAACCTCCTATTGTTTTCCTtgttaactctttcttcttcctccttaccttttttttttttattcttaccAAACCACCACAAAAAAAACCATTATCATGCTTTAACTTTTACGACCATCAACACTATGTCATTGGTATACCTTCTATCATAACTATCACCGTCTTACTCTTCCTCTATTCTTAGTTATCACTTTACTCTCTTCATTCTCCAAATCAACCTTCTAAAACTCTATCATGCATAGGCCACCATCTTGATACCACAACCTAAGCAACAAACCTTCTTTGATTTCTCTAAAATTGCACAAAGAAATCATGGTCATCAATGATCACTACCAATTGTTATTTCTTCCCTCACTATTTGTCACTCTTACAGAGCTTCTTTCTTTGTCACCACACATCACTGCCTCCCTTGTTCAAGCTCTATCTTTTCACCAACACTAACTGTAATGGGGTTTCTTTAACGTGATAGCCAGAAATGCCATTGTTGTCGACAATGGGTTTACAAAGATATTATGTTGAACCCTATTATTTTAGATAATAGGGTTGATAGTAATAGCTAGGGTTTCTCTAAAATAGGCATCGAAGCTATGGTCGCCACCAcacaaggaaataaaagaaaaagagagtcAAAGAGAGAAattcaagggtatttttgttattttaaaaagtttaataatGGTAACGTAAGGTCAAAGGAAAAGTGTTCTACAGTTAATAAAGTGAAAGAATATctctattatttaaaaaaaaacataagaatAATCGGTATTTTTCGATAATTCAGAGATGCAACGTGAAATTTTACCCTccagaaagaattaaaaaaaaaaaacctatagCTTGGCCATTTTCGTATTCCAATTAAAATGTACTCTTCTTTTTTCAAAAGCGTGCAGCATGCATGCATGAACAAGGagtgtgcgtgtatatatatatatatctccctctctctctctcgatataTATGGTGATCCGGCGagcaacaatatatatttttatccaaaGATAGAGGCGTAGTTCCTTTAATTAATATTCAATGCAAAGATCGATCTTGGAACCTTACTATTATTTTCCAAGATTTTTCCTCAATCTATAAGAGCAGATTTTGCTTTGTCCCGGCCCACGCTAAGTTATATAGTGGTCTCATTCCACAGTGCGCCAATTCATAGAAAGGAGAGCTCCACCACTCATTCAGATACGCacgcatacatacatacataccaaattacaaataatattagtTTGTTATCATCGtcaaatttacttaaaaatggAGTGCATTTAGTAGTTATTTTTGGATTTGAGTGTATCTAAAATTTGCTCAATGATGAAATCAGCTTCCATATTAGAGGTGGAGTCAAGCAATCAATAGGTAATAATGTGTAATAAAATAACGTACCTTGAAATTTGTGCATTTTTATAAGCATCCTATGAGGCAAAGAAAGATTAGAATTGTACCATATAGATAGTCAGACGACAGTTCAAAGCCAAACAAGCAAATATCTAGCTTTGAATTGAGGTGGATTTGGTTGAATGGGCCAAGTCTCTTGTCTGGGTTGGGATAAATCTATACTCGAATTTAAATATCTTAGTATGCAGATTGCctctaataatataaaagaagagatattttcataattttctcctaACCACAAGATCCCCATCAACAAAatacatgaaaaagaaaatgtgtatAAGTTCTCTTGCACAATTAATAAACAAGAGATCTCCCtttgattaaataatttctcaatctAACTTAGTCTTGGACTTTAGTTtaacattattatattaatgtGTTATgtagtaatattaattaaatatataatacaatatagTTAATGTAATATTAAATGTCATTCTTTAAACTGCTCCTTCATCACATAGAAGTAGTCAACGAAAGGGAGAAGCTACCAATCATAGAACAAAAGGGAAGGGAAGAGTGGGAGAAGAAGTGTATGTCCAATTGGGAGATGCAGCTGGTGGTGGGCAGTGAGAGACAAGCTCGCAACCCAAGCTGCAAGAAACAACAACCAAAGGGAATGTTGTTTTAATTGACTCTATTTCCATGGCCGTAGGGACCCAAGAAGATGGAGCATCTCCCATGACCTGTCATGGACGACATGACAAAGGGATTATTCTCAAGCTTATTGGGTCCCTATTATTCATAGtccctttttcttttagttcTTCCTAGATCCAACCCATTTTCTGTTTCTGTCTGTTTGGTGATGGGTTACattcatttcaaaaaattaatgacGTCACAGTCAAGTTTTTGCCTCAAAACTTTAATTTGAACAAAGTTTGTGtgtaataaatgtatatattgCTAACATATATTGACTATCTTGGTATTGGTGATTATATCTCTCTCTAAATGATCACAACATCTACAATAAAGGGTGGggttgattttctttttataaccttcgattatcaaataaatataataaataaataataaatgtatataaaCACAATGAGTTCTATAGTCCAATCCTTTTACCTATAGGGTTTCCCTTTGTATAGACTAAAAGAGACGAGATACTTAGACTTATTCTTgagatttattaaaaaatttagaattttctccaaatttttcaaatttgattattatcaaataaaaaaatctctaatttgaatttaaagttaGATAAATCTATCATATCTGACATGCATGGGTTTTCCCCAATTGAGATTCAAGTTAATCTCTTGAATTTGGATCTATATTTTCTTTGCACTTGACAATGAAGATACGTGACAAACTATGACTCATCATCAAGAATAACTTAGTAATTTTTATCTCTCGATAGTTGTGCagcatatatacacatatatacatatgtttagagtgtttaatttcttcttcttacagATTAATTTCCATTATTATCATGCATGTGATGAGTATACAGTATTCTCTGAGTCCCAGCCCAGTCAAAAAGTGTCTCTCTTTGTTGGCCTAAAAAGacatacagagagagagagagagagagcaaataGTTAATTTGAATGGCAATTAATAAAAGTATTCTGTAATGCTAGAAAAGGAGTgtttgaatgaaagaaagaaaggaagaaaggaattGAAATGCTCTTCCTTATAGAACACAATTCACATAACTGTTAAAAAGTATTGGCTCCGAGAAGAGCATAACCGTAAAAAAAGCCACAGCACACAGTACTTTGGTCTTGAATTTTTGTCCGGCTAACTAAATGCAATCAGATACATTTAcacatatgtatacatacatatatataattaatttgctaGCTAGGGTTCTCTTCTTTCCCCGatatcttttcttcttttcctcttttattttctttttgtctagCTAGGAACACTGACCACTTAATTATCCATTAGTATGCCATTTGGGTAcctataattatacatatatacccgGTTAAAGTAGAAAAAATTTATGTGTAGACCCGTTTCtagaaagatttaaaagaaattatataatctcttatatatatatatatatatatcctcttCAAGATTCCTAGGCTCGTTAGTTACTGATAGAGGATTTTTGAAGCCGAATTAGAATAACAACTAGTCTCCTAGTTATTAATCCATTTTGAATTATCTAAGAAATTGAGATTCGGGAGTTAAATTTGTTAACTTATCTCTCGTATCTAAATTGGGTA
The sequence above is a segment of the Diospyros lotus cultivar Yz01 chromosome 7, ASM1463336v1, whole genome shotgun sequence genome. Coding sequences within it:
- the LOC127805755 gene encoding protein SMAX1-LIKE 3 isoform X1 codes for the protein MRAGGYAMNQSLTSEAANVVKQAVTLARRRGHTQVTPLHVASTMLTSPTGLLRTACLRSNSNPFRCRALELCFNVALNRLPASSAGPMLGPNSHHPSISNALVAAFKRAQAHQRRGSIENQQQPLLAVKIELDQLIISILDDPSVSRVMREAGFSSTQVKADVEKAVALELSSQTLPTDNNSKESNFQVGKGISRPRASSDNQVRNEDVMSVIETMLSKKRKSIVLVGECLATIEGVVRGVMDKVDRGEVPEAFRELKFISLPLNTLENVPREELERRLGELRCLVKSCVDKGIVFYLEDLHWTTEYRAGSGEQRRKYYCPVEYMIIELGRLVSGIEESGRFWLLGIATFQTYRRCKTGHPSLETIWGLHPLTIPEGSLSLSLNPDSSDAQSVPRTKKAENRSNLLLLGGNEKQLSSCLAQCSTKFENEARSFNTCTSEATTSSLPLWLQKYKDENQRLRNTTDQVSSNNDQESVPVRDLCEKWNSFCSSSAQRQPYLSERTITFSSASPSCSTSAISYPNFHHAIHWSGDQHFSTYEEGMDGSYEPSFRIYSPQPKQLFLSNPSSTHNSASSSDTEAENPHRFKEMNSENFKTLCNALEKEVPWHKEIIPEITSTILRCRSGMVRRKGDHTKSSCEAKEETWLFFQGLDVDAKERIARELARLVFGSHSDLVSITLSSFSSTRADSVEDLRNKRSRDEQSCSYLERFAEAVSVNPHRVFLVEDVEQADYCSQMGIKRAIERGRIMSNSNGKEVSLHDAIVILSCESFSSRSRACSPPSKQKSDGSEEEKEIGHCVSLDLNVSFDQDDNLQDNQSIDDIGLLDSVDGRILFKLQDL
- the LOC127805755 gene encoding protein SMAX1-LIKE 3 isoform X2 is translated as MRAGGYAMNQSLTSEAANVVKQAVTLARRRGHTQVTPLHVASTMLTSPTGLLRTACLRSNSNPFRCRALELCFNVALNRLPASSAGPMLGPNSHHPSISNALVAAFKRAQAHQRRGSIENQQQPLLAVKIELDQLIISILDDPSVSRVMREAGFSSTQVKADVEKAVALELSSQTLPTDNNSKESNFQVGKGISRPRASSDNQVRNEDVMSVIETMLSKKRKSIVLVGECLATIEGVVRGVMDKVDRGEVPEAFRELKFISLPLNTLENVPREELERRLGELRCLVKSCVDKGIVFYLEDLHWTTEYRAGSGEQRRKYYCPVEYMIIELGRLVSGIEESGRFWLLGIATFQTYRRCKTGHPSLETIWGLHPLTIPEGSLSLSLNPDSDAQSVPRTKKAENRSNLLLLGGNEKQLSSCLAQCSTKFENEARSFNTCTSEATTSSLPLWLQKYKDENQRLRNTTDQVSSNNDQESVPVRDLCEKWNSFCSSSAQRQPYLSERTITFSSASPSCSTSAISYPNFHHAIHWSGDQHFSTYEEGMDGSYEPSFRIYSPQPKQLFLSNPSSTHNSASSSDTEAENPHRFKEMNSENFKTLCNALEKEVPWHKEIIPEITSTILRCRSGMVRRKGDHTKSSCEAKEETWLFFQGLDVDAKERIARELARLVFGSHSDLVSITLSSFSSTRADSVEDLRNKRSRDEQSCSYLERFAEAVSVNPHRVFLVEDVEQADYCSQMGIKRAIERGRIMSNSNGKEVSLHDAIVILSCESFSSRSRACSPPSKQKSDGSEEEKEIGHCVSLDLNVSFDQDDNLQDNQSIDDIGLLDSVDGRILFKLQDL